One window of Chloroflexota bacterium genomic DNA carries:
- a CDS encoding restriction endonuclease: MAIPDYQSIMLPLLKHLSDQRERGNEQTVKALADEFGLTTEERKRLLASGQQTVFANRIGWAKVYLKKAGLIESRRRGLYKITQRGTEVLKQNPQSVDNRFLMRFPDFVTFIRPKKSPPGSAGSEKGLGDDKTPEEYLEYGYQEIRRQLADEILRRIKECPSDFFEKLVVDLLLRMGYGGSRHDAGRSIGKSGDGGIDGIIKEDKLGLDAVYIQAKRWENNVSRPEVQKFAGALQGVRARKGILITSSDFTKEAEDYVKTIENKIVLLNGTQLAELMIDHDIGVTRVAAYELKRIDSDYFTSD, encoded by the coding sequence ATGGCAATTCCTGATTATCAAAGTATCATGCTCCCACTCCTGAAACACCTTAGCGACCAACGAGAGCGAGGCAATGAGCAAACGGTGAAGGCGCTCGCTGACGAATTCGGCCTGACCACAGAGGAGCGCAAAAGACTTCTAGCAAGCGGACAACAGACTGTGTTTGCCAACAGAATCGGGTGGGCCAAAGTCTACCTTAAGAAGGCAGGCCTGATCGAATCTCGAAGAAGAGGACTCTATAAGATTACGCAGCGAGGAACTGAAGTGCTAAAGCAGAATCCACAATCCGTAGATAATCGGTTCCTAATGCGATTTCCTGACTTTGTAACTTTCATAAGACCTAAGAAGTCTCCACCTGGATCGGCAGGGTCAGAGAAAGGTCTTGGCGATGACAAGACTCCAGAGGAGTATCTTGAATATGGGTACCAGGAAATCCGCCGGCAGCTAGCAGATGAAATCTTGAGACGGATCAAGGAGTGTCCCTCCGATTTCTTTGAGAAGCTCGTGGTTGACCTTCTACTAAGAATGGGGTATGGCGGATCTCGTCACGACGCAGGCAGGTCCATCGGCAAGAGTGGTGATGGTGGTATAGATGGAATCATCAAAGAAGACAAGCTTGGGCTCGACGCGGTTTACATTCAGGCAAAACGTTGGGAAAACAATGTCAGTAGACCCGAAGTACAGAAATTTGCTGGCGCGTTACAGGGGGTACGGGCGAGAAAAGGTATCCTAATCACGAGTTCTGACTTTACAAAGGAAGCAGAGGACTATGTTAAGACTATTGAAAACAAGATCGTACTGCTCAATGGAACCCAGCTTGCTGAATTGATGATTGATCACGATATCGGAGTCACGAGAGTAGCTGCTTACGAACTCAAGCGGATTGACTCCGACTATTTCACCAGTGACTAA
- a CDS encoding DUF4405 domain-containing protein — protein sequence MSKTRFLFILAASAFLAMLLQAASGLVLWLMPHRGGRGGGGGDTGSTFIWGRQTWIDIHEWTAVVLLILIAIHIYMHWGWLLRQAKALFKTK from the coding sequence ATGTCAAAGACCAGGTTTTTGTTCATTCTAGCAGCTTCAGCGTTCTTAGCCATGTTGCTACAGGCGGCATCTGGTCTTGTTCTGTGGCTCATGCCACACCGCGGGGGTAGAGGTGGTGGAGGTGGTGACACAGGATCAACCTTTATCTGGGGTCGGCAGACCTGGATTGATATACACGAGTGGACTGCGGTAGTACTCCTGATCTTGATTGCCATCCATATCTACATGCATTGGGGATGGCTTCTAAGACAGGCAAAAGCACTATTCAAGACTAAATGA